One genomic segment of Caldimonas brevitalea includes these proteins:
- a CDS encoding RelA/SpoT family protein: protein MKTGLLDHGPQPATIVQLAGEAARPHLPDAEALDLELKRLARARAFSEPLLAGQRLDTGEDALHHAEGVAGILQGIGASPSVLAAVYLVYVGDYLNKPEEVIAKAFGESYASLVGAARKLLQIQRNARDALVDEEMRAEQTERVRKMLLAFSKDLRVVLLRLASRLQTLRYYAQEKRPCPLVLARESLQVFAPLANRLGIWQIKWELEDLSFRFLEPEQYKTVARMLDEKRVEREQMVETLRQELGVLLRRHQIAAEVQGRPKHIYSIWKKMRGKQLDFDHVFDIRALRVIVPSVRDCYATLSVVHEAYKPLPEEFDDYIAKPKANGYQSLHTVVYGPNGRPIEIQIRTREMHEHAEHGVAAHWAYKEAGTKGYAGVVAAGDFEAQVAEARKAVLRQLLAWERDFAGQGEDATQAVFDDRIYVFTPQASIVELPKDATPVDFAYTVHTDLGHRCRGAKVDGAMVPLNTPLRSGQTVEIISVKEGGPSMDWLNPELAYLKSSRAKAKVRAWFNALAQQQTIAKGRDLVEKLLQREGRTAIKLEDLASQLGFKNADALFDVVGKDEYSLRNIENVLRPSEPPAPPDDFISLKKSRADGSTPKGGVLVVGVESLLTQLARCCKPAPPDTIGGFVTRGKGVAIHRADCSNFRQLAGRSPERVIPVEWGMPSDEKPAVYPVDVTVQAHDRQGLLRDISEVFAKEKMNVTGVHTQTLKHIAWMTFTVEVSDSARLAHVLGLVSQINGVQLARRK from the coding sequence ATGAAAACGGGATTGCTGGATCACGGGCCGCAGCCCGCGACGATTGTTCAACTGGCGGGCGAGGCGGCCCGCCCCCACTTGCCGGACGCCGAGGCGCTCGACCTCGAGCTCAAGCGCCTGGCGCGCGCACGCGCGTTCTCCGAGCCGCTGCTCGCCGGGCAGCGGCTGGACACGGGTGAGGACGCGTTGCACCACGCCGAGGGCGTCGCGGGCATCCTGCAGGGCATCGGCGCCTCACCCTCGGTGCTGGCGGCGGTCTATCTTGTCTATGTCGGCGACTACCTCAACAAGCCGGAGGAGGTGATCGCGAAGGCCTTCGGCGAGTCGTACGCCAGCCTGGTGGGCGCCGCGCGCAAGTTGCTGCAAATCCAGCGCAACGCGCGGGACGCCCTGGTCGACGAGGAGATGCGGGCCGAGCAGACCGAGCGTGTGCGCAAGATGCTGCTGGCGTTTTCCAAAGACCTGCGCGTGGTGCTGCTGCGCCTGGCGTCACGGCTGCAGACGCTGCGCTACTACGCGCAGGAGAAGCGTCCCTGCCCGCTGGTGCTCGCGCGCGAGTCGCTGCAGGTGTTCGCGCCGCTGGCCAACCGACTCGGCATCTGGCAGATCAAGTGGGAGCTGGAGGACCTGTCGTTCCGCTTCCTCGAGCCGGAGCAGTACAAGACGGTGGCGCGGATGCTCGACGAGAAGCGCGTCGAGCGAGAGCAGATGGTCGAGACGCTGCGGCAGGAGCTGGGCGTGCTGCTGCGCCGGCACCAGATTGCGGCCGAGGTGCAGGGCCGGCCCAAGCACATCTACAGCATCTGGAAGAAGATGCGGGGCAAGCAGCTCGATTTCGACCATGTGTTCGACATCCGCGCCTTGCGCGTGATCGTGCCCAGCGTGCGCGACTGCTATGCCACGCTCAGTGTCGTGCACGAAGCCTACAAGCCGCTGCCGGAGGAGTTCGACGACTACATCGCCAAGCCCAAGGCCAATGGCTACCAGTCGCTGCACACCGTGGTCTATGGCCCGAACGGACGGCCGATCGAGATCCAGATCCGCACGCGCGAGATGCATGAGCACGCCGAGCATGGTGTCGCGGCGCACTGGGCCTACAAGGAGGCCGGCACCAAAGGTTATGCGGGTGTGGTCGCGGCCGGCGACTTCGAGGCCCAGGTCGCCGAGGCGCGCAAGGCGGTGCTGCGGCAGCTGCTCGCATGGGAGCGCGACTTCGCCGGGCAGGGTGAAGACGCCACGCAGGCGGTGTTCGATGACCGCATCTATGTCTTCACGCCACAGGCCTCGATCGTCGAGCTGCCGAAAGACGCGACGCCGGTCGACTTCGCCTACACCGTGCACACCGACCTCGGCCACCGCTGTCGCGGCGCCAAGGTCGACGGCGCCATGGTGCCGCTGAACACGCCGCTGCGCAGCGGGCAGACGGTCGAGATCATCTCCGTCAAAGAGGGCGGCCCGTCGATGGACTGGCTCAACCCCGAGCTCGCCTATCTGAAAAGCTCGCGTGCCAAGGCCAAGGTGCGCGCCTGGTTCAACGCACTCGCGCAGCAGCAGACGATCGCCAAGGGCCGCGACCTGGTCGAGAAGCTGCTGCAGCGCGAAGGGCGTACCGCGATCAAGCTCGAAGACCTGGCGAGCCAGCTCGGCTTCAAGAATGCCGATGCGCTGTTCGACGTGGTGGGCAAGGACGAGTACTCGTTGCGCAACATCGAGAATGTGCTGCGCCCGAGCGAGCCGCCGGCCCCGCCCGACGACTTCATCTCGCTGAAGAAGTCGCGCGCCGACGGCAGCACGCCCAAGGGCGGCGTGCTGGTGGTGGGGGTCGAGTCCTTGCTGACGCAGCTGGCGCGCTGCTGCAAGCCGGCCCCGCCCGACACCATCGGCGGCTTCGTCACCCGCGGCAAAGGCGTCGCGATCCACCGCGCCGATTGCTCCAACTTCCGACAGCTGGCCGGGCGTTCGCCGGAACGCGTGATCCCGGTCGAGTGGGGCATGCCGTCCGACGAGAAGCCGGCGGTCTACCCGGTCGACGTGACGGTGCAGGCCCACGACCGGCAGGGGCTGTTGCGCGACATTTCGGAGGTGTTCGCGAAAGAGAAGATGAACGTCACCGGGGTGCACACGCAGACGCTGAAGCACATCGCATGGATGACGTTCACCGTTGAAGTGTCCGATTCGGCCCGCTTGGCGCATGTGCTGGGGCTGGTGTCGCAGATCAACGGCGTGCAGCTCGCGAGAAGGAAGTAG
- a CDS encoding RDD family protein yields the protein MQQLKEHDRHQDTEELPETARQAPGETTGGVWQTVLSAPGVPEVTPGTTARTDGVRDAQAEADAQPHLASLPRRALAYAIDVCGCLSLAAVVLLPLRAVSESAHVPIFLAVWLTYFLLRDSIPGLGLGKRLMGIRTVQVDSGRSCTWPQSVTRNVTHVFLLLDAVFVLGRSRRRLGDYIAGTVVVPLRR from the coding sequence ATGCAGCAACTCAAGGAACACGACCGCCACCAAGACACCGAGGAGCTTCCGGAGACGGCCCGCCAGGCCCCCGGTGAAACAACCGGCGGTGTGTGGCAGACCGTCTTGTCGGCCCCCGGCGTGCCGGAGGTGACACCCGGGACGACGGCTCGAACCGACGGCGTGCGCGACGCGCAAGCCGAAGCCGACGCACAACCCCACCTCGCCTCCTTGCCTCGCCGTGCCCTCGCCTACGCGATCGACGTCTGCGGCTGCTTGTCGCTGGCGGCGGTCGTGTTGCTCCCGCTGCGCGCCGTCTCGGAGTCGGCGCACGTGCCCATCTTCTTGGCGGTCTGGCTCACCTATTTCCTGCTGCGCGACAGCATCCCGGGGCTGGGCCTCGGGAAACGGCTGATGGGCATACGGACGGTGCAGGTGGACTCGGGTCGCTCCTGCACCTGGCCGCAGTCGGTGACGCGCAACGTCACCCACGTGTTCCTGCTCCTGGACGCCGTGTTCGTGCTCGGCCGCTCGCGGCGCCGGTTGGGCGACTACATCGCGGGAACCGTGGTGGTGCCTCTGCGGCGTTGA
- a CDS encoding flavin-containing monooxygenase, with protein sequence MASWQACAAAFGVRRRVKPALGDLSEAGPTPADASSRHVDVLIVGAGLSGIGAAVHLQTRCPSKRYAVLEARGALGGTWDLFRYPGIRSDSDMYTLGYAFKPWANPKAIADGPSIRRYVEETAAEHGIDQHIRYHHRVVRAEWSSQDACWRVDVDVGHGEQRERHRYTCRFLSICSGYYSYREGHRPEFPGEARFQGTIVHPQFWPEQLDHAGKRVVVIGSGATAVTLVPEMAKTAAHVTMLQRSPTYVFALPSRDAIAETLKRWLPPLLAYRLVRTKNVLLGVVLYRLARQRPRQAKDFLVRKAREQLGPRADDHAPHFTPRYNPWDQRLCAVPDGDMFDAIKTGRASVVTDQIDTFTERGIRLKSGQELEADIIVTATGLKLNVLGDVEFHVDGRRCDFSKTLAYKAMMFSGVPNLAYTFGYTNASWTLKADLTARYVCRLLQHMDRHGYVSAVPTPDASVEPRPFLDFTSGYVVRAVDLLPKQGSKKPWRLYQNYVLDLLTLRFGRIDDGSMRFSQAAVAHSEARAGAA encoded by the coding sequence ATGGCGAGTTGGCAGGCCTGTGCGGCCGCGTTTGGGGTGCGTCGGCGCGTCAAGCCGGCGTTGGGTGACCTGAGCGAGGCGGGTCCCACACCTGCCGATGCCTCCTCCCGGCATGTCGATGTGCTGATCGTCGGGGCCGGTCTGTCGGGCATCGGTGCCGCAGTGCACCTGCAGACACGCTGCCCGTCGAAGCGCTATGCGGTACTCGAGGCGCGCGGCGCGCTGGGCGGCACCTGGGACTTGTTCCGCTACCCGGGCATCCGCTCCGACTCCGACATGTACACGCTCGGCTATGCCTTCAAGCCGTGGGCCAACCCGAAGGCGATCGCCGACGGGCCGTCGATCCGTCGCTACGTCGAGGAAACGGCGGCCGAGCATGGCATCGACCAGCACATCCGCTACCACCACCGAGTGGTCAGGGCCGAATGGTCGAGCCAGGACGCGTGCTGGCGTGTGGACGTCGACGTGGGACACGGCGAACAGCGCGAACGGCACCGCTACACCTGCCGCTTCCTCAGCATCTGCAGCGGCTACTACTCCTATCGTGAAGGGCATCGTCCCGAGTTCCCGGGCGAGGCGCGGTTCCAGGGCACGATCGTCCATCCGCAGTTCTGGCCCGAACAACTCGACCACGCCGGCAAGCGTGTGGTCGTGATCGGCAGTGGCGCCACCGCCGTGACCCTGGTGCCCGAGATGGCCAAAACCGCCGCCCACGTCACCATGCTGCAGCGCTCGCCCACCTATGTGTTCGCGCTGCCTTCGCGCGATGCGATCGCCGAGACCCTGAAGCGCTGGTTGCCACCGCTGCTCGCCTACCGGCTGGTGCGCACGAAGAACGTCCTGCTCGGGGTCGTGTTGTACCGGCTGGCCCGGCAGCGCCCCCGGCAGGCCAAGGACTTCCTGGTGCGCAAGGCGCGAGAGCAATTGGGCCCGCGCGCCGACGATCACGCTCCGCATTTCACCCCGCGCTACAACCCCTGGGACCAACGTCTGTGCGCAGTGCCCGACGGCGACATGTTCGATGCCATCAAGACCGGCCGCGCGTCGGTGGTGACGGACCAGATCGACACCTTCACCGAGCGCGGCATCCGGCTGAAGTCCGGCCAGGAACTGGAAGCCGACATCATCGTCACCGCCACCGGTTTGAAGCTGAACGTGCTGGGCGACGTCGAGTTCCACGTCGACGGACGGCGCTGCGACTTCTCGAAGACGCTGGCCTACAAGGCCATGATGTTCAGCGGCGTGCCCAACCTGGCCTACACCTTCGGCTACACCAACGCTTCATGGACCCTCAAGGCCGACCTGACCGCCCGCTATGTCTGCCGTCTGCTGCAGCACATGGACCGGCACGGCTATGTGAGCGCCGTGCCGACACCCGACGCGTCGGTCGAGCCGCGGCCTTTCCTCGACTTCACGTCGGGGTACGTGGTGCGTGCGGTCGACCTGCTCCCCAAGCAAGGCTCGAAGAAACCGTGGCGGCTGTATCAGAACTATGTGCTGGACCTGTTGACACTCCGCTTCGGGCGCATCGACGACGGCAGCATGCGGTTTTCGCAAGCGGCCGTGGCGCACAGCGAAGCGAGGGCCGGCGCAGCCTGA
- a CDS encoding IclR family transcriptional regulator — translation MSTTKPASDEPTIERVALSTASGEPREDDPKEGKDFVTALARGLQVLSCFRSGHKLLGNQELAERCKLPKSTVSRLTATLTQLGYLVQVKDSAKYRLGTATLALGTAMLSQLDVRQLARPLMQELAGFAHGTVSLGARDRFSMIYIENCRSSAPLTLSMDVGSRIPIATSAMGRAYLAVVGERERREVMERVQEYDELAWPAIRAGIEKAMADHATLGVTCSFGDWQKDVNGIARAFNPGGGLPPMVINCGGPASSLSPQFLLEEVRPRLVELIARLETSLPG, via the coding sequence ATGAGCACCACCAAGCCCGCCTCAGACGAACCGACCATCGAGCGCGTCGCCCTATCCACGGCTTCGGGCGAGCCCCGGGAGGACGACCCGAAAGAAGGCAAGGACTTCGTCACCGCGCTGGCGCGCGGGCTGCAGGTGCTCTCCTGCTTCCGCTCCGGACACAAGCTGCTGGGCAATCAGGAGTTGGCCGAGCGGTGCAAGCTGCCGAAATCGACCGTGTCGCGCCTGACCGCCACGCTGACCCAGCTGGGCTATCTGGTGCAAGTGAAGGACAGCGCCAAGTACCGCCTTGGCACCGCGACGCTGGCGCTTGGCACGGCGATGCTGTCGCAGCTCGACGTGCGGCAGCTGGCCCGCCCGCTGATGCAGGAGCTGGCCGGGTTTGCGCATGGGACCGTCTCGCTCGGCGCACGCGACCGGTTTTCGATGATCTACATCGAGAACTGCCGCAGCAGCGCACCCTTGACGCTCAGCATGGACGTCGGCTCGCGCATTCCCATCGCCACCTCGGCGATGGGCCGCGCCTACCTCGCGGTGGTCGGCGAGCGCGAACGCCGCGAGGTGATGGAGCGGGTGCAGGAGTACGACGAACTGGCGTGGCCGGCCATCCGCGCAGGCATCGAGAAGGCGATGGCCGACCATGCCACGCTCGGTGTCACCTGCTCCTTCGGAGACTGGCAAAAAGATGTCAACGGCATCGCCCGGGCGTTCAACCCCGGCGGCGGCCTGCCGCCCATGGTGATCAACTGTGGTGGGCCCGCGTCGAGTCTGTCGCCGCAGTTCCTGCTCGAGGAGGTGCGGCCGCGGCTGGTCGAGCTGATTGCGCGGCTCGAAACCTCGTTGCCTGGCTGA
- the sugE gene encoding quaternary ammonium compound efflux SMR transporter SugE, whose translation MAWIILFVAGLLEIAWAIGLKYTEGFTRLGPTLATVTAMVLSVILLGLAMKQLPVGTAYAVWTGIGAVGTAILGIVLFGESAAVARLLCLCLIVAGIVGLKVVSPD comes from the coding sequence TTGGCGTGGATCATCCTTTTCGTGGCCGGTCTCCTCGAGATCGCCTGGGCCATCGGCCTCAAGTACACCGAAGGGTTCACCCGGCTCGGGCCGACACTGGCAACCGTCACTGCGATGGTGCTCAGTGTCATCTTGCTCGGTCTCGCGATGAAGCAACTCCCGGTCGGCACGGCCTACGCCGTCTGGACCGGCATCGGGGCGGTGGGAACGGCCATCCTGGGCATCGTGCTCTTCGGCGAGTCCGCGGCCGTGGCGCGCCTGCTGTGTCTGTGCCTGATCGTGGCCGGCATTGTCGGCCTGAAGGTCGTGTCGCCCGACTGA
- a CDS encoding NADPH-dependent FMN reductase, with product MAHKILVLYGSYRADRMGIRLANYLVGGLTAKGNAAELIDAKEIGLPMLDRMYKEYAPGTAPEAMESLAGKIRSADAFVFVTGEYNWGPQPGLKNLTDHFLEEWFWRPAAIASYSAGRFSGVRSGSTWHSILSEMGMVVVSSTLAVGPISATLDADGRPTGSAGESLERAFGRFADDLAWWTEAAQAQRARKAPPY from the coding sequence ATGGCTCACAAGATCCTCGTCCTCTACGGCTCATATCGCGCCGACCGCATGGGCATCCGCTTGGCGAACTACCTGGTCGGCGGCCTGACGGCCAAGGGCAACGCGGCCGAACTGATCGACGCGAAGGAGATCGGTTTGCCGATGCTGGACCGCATGTACAAGGAGTACGCGCCGGGGACGGCACCGGAGGCGATGGAATCTCTCGCCGGCAAGATCCGCTCGGCCGACGCCTTCGTGTTCGTGACCGGGGAATACAACTGGGGACCGCAGCCGGGGTTGAAAAACCTCACCGACCACTTCCTCGAAGAATGGTTCTGGCGACCGGCGGCGATCGCGAGTTACTCGGCCGGCCGCTTCTCGGGCGTGCGGTCGGGATCGACCTGGCACAGCATCCTGTCCGAGATGGGCATGGTGGTCGTCTCGAGCACGTTGGCGGTCGGCCCCATCTCCGCGACACTCGATGCGGACGGGCGGCCGACCGGATCGGCTGGCGAGTCGTTGGAGAGGGCCTTCGGGCGTTTCGCCGACGACCTGGCGTGGTGGACCGAAGCGGCGCAGGCGCAGCGTGCGCGTAAGGCGCCGCCGTATTGA
- a CDS encoding 3-hydroxyacyl-CoA dehydrogenase NAD-binding domain-containing protein: MSSAQYGVRGQTAVITLDNPPVNGLGAALRAGIVESLERALADVAVRAVVITGSPRAFSGGADVKEFGTPKSGMEPSLPTVIRVLETSTKPVIAAVAGVCMGGGLELALGAHFRVARRDAQIALPEVKLGLLPGAGGTQRLPRLIGLEAALNLIVTGDTVPAARFEGTPLFDLLVDTDVLDAALSFADQVVAENRPLQRVRDRQVQEPQAEAFLAFARNTVAATAKHFPAPLKCVDAVAASVAQPFDEGLRVEREAFLALMNTPESRALRHVFQAERAAAKIPDVPADTPLRKIAKVGVIGAGTMGGGITMNFINVGIPVVLLETRQEALDRGLATIRRNYENSMKKGKLTQAQLDERLARVTPTLGYEALRDVDLVIEAVFEDMGVKETVFKTLDDVVKPGAILASNTSALDLDQIAAFTRRPQDVIGLHFFSPANVMRLLEVVRGARTAPDVLATCMQLAKQIKKVAVVSGVCDGFIGNRMLARYGAAANQLVHQGALPQQVDGALQTFGLAMGPFRMGDLAGLDIGWAGRKRRQAANPQAYTRIVADALCEAGRFGQKTGAGWYRYEPGRRDPIPDPAVETLIADFRREKGITPRRIDDDEVVERCIYALVNEGARILEEGIAARASDIDIVYLNGYGFPLHRGGPMLYADMVGLPNVVRSLRRFAAEPGADPSWQPAPLLVKLAEEGKTFN, from the coding sequence ATGAGCAGCGCACAGTACGGCGTCCGCGGCCAGACGGCCGTCATCACGCTCGACAACCCTCCCGTCAACGGCCTCGGAGCAGCCTTGCGCGCCGGCATCGTCGAGTCGCTCGAGCGGGCCTTGGCCGACGTCGCCGTGCGCGCGGTGGTCATCACCGGCTCCCCGCGCGCGTTCTCCGGCGGCGCGGACGTGAAGGAGTTCGGCACCCCGAAGTCAGGCATGGAGCCCAGTCTGCCCACCGTGATCCGGGTGCTCGAAACGTCGACCAAACCGGTCATCGCCGCGGTGGCGGGCGTGTGCATGGGCGGCGGCCTGGAGCTGGCGCTGGGTGCGCACTTCCGGGTGGCCCGCCGCGATGCGCAAATCGCCTTGCCCGAGGTGAAGCTGGGGCTGTTGCCCGGGGCCGGCGGCACGCAGCGACTGCCGCGCTTGATCGGCCTGGAGGCGGCACTCAACCTCATCGTGACCGGCGACACCGTGCCGGCCGCGCGCTTCGAGGGCACGCCGCTGTTCGACTTGCTGGTCGACACCGATGTACTCGACGCCGCACTCTCGTTCGCCGACCAGGTGGTGGCAGAGAACCGGCCGCTGCAGCGTGTGCGCGACCGGCAGGTCCAGGAGCCCCAGGCTGAGGCCTTCCTGGCCTTTGCCCGCAACACGGTGGCGGCGACCGCCAAGCACTTCCCGGCACCGCTGAAGTGTGTCGACGCGGTAGCCGCCAGCGTGGCCCAGCCGTTCGATGAGGGACTGCGCGTCGAGCGGGAAGCCTTTCTGGCGTTGATGAACACACCCGAGTCGCGGGCACTGCGGCACGTGTTCCAGGCCGAGCGCGCCGCGGCCAAGATTCCCGACGTGCCGGCCGACACGCCGCTGCGCAAGATCGCCAAGGTCGGCGTGATCGGCGCCGGCACCATGGGCGGCGGCATCACGATGAACTTCATCAACGTCGGCATTCCGGTGGTGCTGCTCGAAACCCGGCAAGAAGCACTCGACCGGGGCCTCGCGACGATCCGCAGGAACTACGAAAACTCGATGAAGAAGGGCAAGCTGACGCAGGCCCAACTCGATGAGCGGCTGGCGCGTGTGACGCCGACGCTGGGGTATGAGGCGCTGCGCGACGTCGACCTCGTGATCGAAGCGGTGTTCGAGGACATGGGCGTCAAGGAAACGGTGTTCAAGACGCTGGATGATGTGGTCAAGCCGGGCGCCATCCTCGCCTCCAACACCTCGGCGCTCGATCTCGACCAGATCGCGGCCTTCACCCGGCGACCGCAGGACGTCATCGGACTGCATTTCTTCAGCCCGGCCAACGTCATGCGTTTGCTCGAGGTCGTGCGTGGCGCGCGCACGGCGCCGGACGTATTGGCCACCTGCATGCAGCTGGCCAAACAAATCAAGAAAGTGGCCGTGGTGTCGGGCGTGTGCGACGGCTTCATCGGCAACCGCATGCTGGCTCGCTACGGTGCGGCCGCCAACCAGCTGGTGCACCAGGGTGCGTTGCCCCAGCAGGTGGACGGCGCCTTGCAGACCTTCGGACTGGCGATGGGGCCGTTCCGGATGGGCGACCTGGCCGGGCTCGACATCGGCTGGGCCGGCCGCAAGCGCCGCCAGGCGGCCAACCCGCAGGCCTACACGCGCATCGTGGCGGATGCCTTGTGCGAGGCTGGCCGCTTCGGCCAGAAGACGGGCGCGGGTTGGTACCGTTATGAGCCGGGTCGGCGCGACCCGATCCCCGACCCGGCGGTCGAGACGCTGATTGCCGATTTCCGCCGCGAGAAGGGCATCACGCCGCGGCGCATCGATGACGACGAGGTGGTCGAGCGCTGCATCTATGCGCTGGTCAACGAAGGTGCCCGCATCCTCGAAGAAGGTATTGCCGCGCGGGCCTCGGACATCGACATCGTTTATCTCAACGGCTATGGCTTTCCGCTGCACCGCGGCGGCCCGATGCTGTATGCGGACATGGTGGGCCTGCCCAACGTGGTGCGCAGCCTGCGCCGCTTCGCGGCCGAGCCCGGGGCCGACCCGTCGTGGCAACCCGCACCGCTGCTGGTGAAGCTTGCCGAGGAAGGCAAGACCTTCAACTGA
- a CDS encoding TetR/AcrR family transcriptional regulator — protein sequence MTVPTKTRRRTAAHAVLPRDDTDTATSPTVGRAYGGLAPQDRVAARRARFIEAGVELFGTQGFRNTTVRGLCAAARLTDRYFYESFDSLEALLMAVYRTLMAQLRERLIGVAMPAEPASGTPGDLEPRAMAGYDIWFDMVRDRRFARIVLHEVLGVSAEVDALYEECTREFAELTVAPLQAALPRLHLSAERRALLGRALVGAAVQVATMWVISEYRQPQREVVRTCVLVMMGTLGALEGEAGQGPRPA from the coding sequence ATGACGGTCCCGACCAAGACGCGGCGTCGCACTGCCGCGCACGCCGTGCTGCCGAGAGACGACACCGACACTGCGACCAGCCCGACGGTGGGGCGGGCCTATGGCGGCCTGGCTCCGCAAGACCGCGTGGCGGCGCGGCGGGCGCGGTTCATCGAGGCCGGCGTCGAGCTGTTCGGCACCCAGGGGTTCCGCAACACGACGGTGCGCGGCCTGTGCGCCGCCGCGCGGCTGACCGACCGCTATTTCTATGAGTCGTTCGACAGCCTCGAAGCCTTGCTGATGGCCGTCTATCGCACGCTGATGGCGCAACTGCGCGAACGCTTGATCGGCGTGGCGATGCCCGCCGAGCCGGCCAGCGGCACACCGGGAGACCTGGAGCCGCGTGCGATGGCGGGCTACGACATCTGGTTCGACATGGTGCGCGACCGGCGCTTTGCCCGCATCGTCCTGCACGAGGTGCTGGGCGTCAGCGCGGAGGTCGACGCGCTGTATGAGGAGTGCACGCGCGAGTTTGCGGAGCTCACGGTCGCGCCGCTGCAGGCGGCTTTGCCGCGGCTGCACCTGTCGGCCGAACGGCGTGCTTTGCTCGGCCGCGCCTTGGTCGGCGCCGCCGTGCAGGTGGCCACGATGTGGGTGATCAGCGAGTATCGGCAGCCGCAGCGCGAAGTGGTGCGCACCTGCGTGCTGGTGATGATGGGCACGTTGGGCGCGCTGGAGGGTGAGGCGGGGCAGGGGCCGCGCCCCGCCTGA